ATGCCTAGCTTAGGGTACTCTACGAAACCCTGGGTGATAGCTCTACGGAACCTCAGCGGCTTCAGCACAGCTTTATGAACACCAATTGTGGCGAGGTCTCTCGCCTACTAAAGCTTGACGCGTACACTTCACCCTGGCAAGCTGTTCTTTTTGCTGTTCGTCTTGTTAAATGGTATATAATGGCTTTGAACAGCATTTGACCATTGACCATGGCCACCCAAGTGAGCAGCCGGTTAGAAAAGGATGTTCCAAACCATGCTACAACAACACAAGGGCACCGCAAGGGGGCTAAGTAGCATTATTTTCGTGATAATGATGCTGACGGCCGTCGGCGGTGCGGAGACCGCTGAAGGATGGACCACAGAGGAAAGGGCCTACATAGCCAATAGTCCTGTAATCAAGGCTGCTACCTCTAGTGGAGCGGCACCCCTGGCCTTTGCAGATGGCAAGGGAGAAGTGCAGGGGATCTTTAGAGGTGTGATGGATAGAATAGCACAGATATCGGGGTTGACCTTTGAATATCAGGCCTATGACAGTCTTGAGGCCATTTTCAACAGTGACGCCGACATCATCTTTGGCATTTCACCCAACTACGCTCCCAGTGGTATGCAACTGTCACAGCCCTTTCTGGAATCAGAAGCCATTATCTACATGAACCAGGGGGTGGCGTCGCAGCAGCTAGAGGGTAGAATTTTTGCGGCCATCGAAGGTGGAGTGCTTCCCGAAGGCATCAACGCCGAGAATGCGATCTTCTTTGCTACTAGGGAAGACAGTCTCGATGCCGTGGAAGCGGGCATCGCAGACTACGGATATGGCAATGCATATTCTGTCGTCTATTATTCCTCTCTCAAGGATTATCAGAATCTGATCACTGTGCCCCGGGGCAAGGAACCAAGGAAATATTCCGTTGGTTTATTACATGGTGATGAGGTCCTGCTTTCCATCATCAACAAGTCGATTAGCTCAATTACCACGAGCCAGATGCAGACCTTAATCTTGGATGTGGCATAGAAGTTTAACCGCGGGCTTACAGTTGCCATGATCATGCAGGCCTATGGCAAGGTGATTCTCCTTGTGGTTGTGCTAACTATCGGTACCGTGCTTGTGAGTGTCATTTCCAGTGTGCGAGCCAAGAATAGACTAAAGAGCCAGAACCAGAAATACCAAGTCCTAGCCCATTTGGCCAATGAGTACCTGTATGAATACAATGTCCGGACCAATGACTTGCAGTTATCGGAGAAATACGGTCAACTATTTGTCACAGAAGGGAGCCTGAACTCGGTCGCTAAAGCGTTAAGGAAGTTCTTGCTAACCGACGCTACCGGTGACTCACGGGAAAGTATTATTGAGCTGCCTTTGGATAATGACCGGAGGGGGTTCTTTAGAGCGGTCAACCACCGAATTTGCGATCATCACGGCAGAACGGAAACCATCATTGGCAAACTTATTGATATTAGTGAAGCGGTGGCGGAAAGAGATGAGCTGCTGTTCAAATCACAAGTAGATGGATTAACAGGGGTATATAACGCTGCGACCACGAGGGACTTGATCCTCAAGCGGCTGCGGGAGAAAGATCCAGAGGCACTGGACGCCTTTATCATCATTGACTGCGATGACTTCAAGAGAGTGAATGATACCCACGGGCATTTGGTGGGAGATCAGATGCTAGAGCGCCTGGGAAATAGTCTGAAGAAGGTTTTTCGGAAAAACACTATCATCGGTCGACTTGGCGGCGATGAGTTCTGTGTGTATTGGAGCGATGTTCCATCCCTTAGCCCGGTTTACCGGAAATGCAGACAATTTAGCCGCCACTTTCAGGATGGAACCAAAGGGATGGCGGTGTCCGTCAGCATTGGCGTCGCAATAGTGAAGGAAGGCGAAGACTAAGAGGAGATCTATGCCGGCGCGGATCAGGCCCTGTATCAAGCCAAGCACAGGGGAAAGGCACAGATCGTGGTAGCCGATGATGGGCAGCGGGAGGTTTAAGATGGAAGAAAGTAAAGGAATGAGTCCAAGTAAAATCAGTGCCGTAGGCAAGCCCGTCAAGGTCCTGTTAGATACCGACATCGGCGGAGACATCGATGATGCAGCTTGTCTAGCCTATCTCTTGAGACAACCTAACTGTGAATTGTTAGGAATAACAACGGTCTGCGGCAATCCCCTGGAAAGAGCAATGATCGCCGATGCTATTTGCCAAGTCGCGGGAAAGACTATTCCTATCTATCCGGGATTGGATCCCAAAACTCCAAATGGCTGGTATCCTACTCCCGATGGACAAGTTAAACTCAAGAACTGGAAGCATCGAACAGATTTCGCGCAGGATAAGGCTGTCGATTTCCTATATGAGACCATCTGTACCTATCCCAATGAGGTGAATTTGATAGGCATTGGATCCTTCTCCAATATAGCTGCCCTATTTGCCAAATACCCCGATGCACCGGATAAGTTGAAAGAAATAGCAGGTATGGCTGGGGTATTTGACGAAGAAATTAACGCGTCCGATGCCATGCCCTACTGCAATTGGAACGTATGGGCTGACCCCTTGGCCGCGAAAACGGTGTTCAGTCGAGCAAGGCACATCAGGGTGTATGGGCTGGAGATAACAAGGCAGCTAACTTTGTCCCGGGAGGAGGTTAAGACCCTGTTTACCTCCGATATATTGCAGGCAGTGGTAGATTTTGGAGAACCTTGGTTGGCTGAGAACACCATGACCTTCCATGATCCCCTGGTGGCAACGGCAGTGTTTAATCGAAATATATGTACCTATCGGCGGGGATATATAGAGATTGATACTAGATCAGCAAATGAAGAAACACTGGGGAGGACAACTTTCATCCCTGACGCGCAAGGTAACTGTGAGTTAGCAACTAGTGTTAACATAAAGGGGTTCTTTGCCAGCTATTTCGAGGTAGTGAATTCGCTCCGATGAAGAAGGATTCCAGATCCTTTGACAGACGCAAATAGACCAATGAGGTGACAACGGCGTGATGGTAAATGCACAGACAAAGGCAATTGATGTCATAAATCATCCCTTATTTAATGGTTTCGGAAAGTTCCTCTTTCCCGTCAGGCATGGGATATCGGTAGCCTCCATGAACCTCGCTGATATTGGTTGTCTCCTTCCTTACCACAGCAACATTCATCCCGACACTACCGTTACGGTGGTAAATTATCTGCTGCAGGCCGTGAGTCAAGGAGCCAAGGTCTTTTATGACATCTATACCGAAGAGGAAAAGATCAAAAACCCCAGCAAGAAGGATACCGGGTTGTTCTTTTTTCGGGGTAATCCAAAGGCTCCCTTTGCCATCATCAGTGCCGGGGGCGGTTTTTCCTATGTTGGGTCGATTCATGAGAGCTTTCCCCATGCTCTGGAGTTAAGCAAGCGGGGATACAACGCCTTTGCCTTGCAATATCGCACTGGGGGAGCCGATGTTGCCTGTGAGGATCTGGCGGCGGCCATTTCCTTTGTCTTTTCCCGGAGGGAGGAGTTGGGCATTGACACAGACTGCTATTCGCTGTGGGGTGGATCCGCGGGTGCGAGAATGGCCGCCTACGTAGGTTCCTATTCGCCGGCAGCCTTTGGAGGAGACGATCTACCTCGGCCCGGTGCCGTTATCATGCAATATACCGGTCATACCGACTATACCAGACAGGATCCGCCTACCTTTGTGGTGGTCGGTGAGAAGGATGGAATTGTCAGTTGGCAGGTGATGAAGCGCCGGGTGGATGCTCTCAACAAATACGGCGTCCCCACGGAATTTCATTTGTACAAGGGTTTAGGTCATGGATTTGGCTTAGGAATCGGTACCAGCGCCGAAGGCTGGATCAACAAAGCGATAGCATTCTGGGAAGCGCAGATGCCTGCTAAATAAGACGAAGTGGGATAGTCCAACGGAAACAATAAGCTTTAGCCCATTGGGTTCAGTGCAGAGGGAAATGAGCCCTTTTTCTCAAGGGAAAACTGAAAGATAGCCTAATATCGTTGCTGCTTCTGGCAACTGAGATTGGTTCAGTTCCATTCTCGGTGGCCTTCGCGCCTTTCAGCATGAAGTCTTGTCAGCTCTTGTGGTGAATTTAAAGGATATTGTCGCTGTGGAGTTGGGCAACAAATCCTAATGCAATGAATATGCTTTCAGTAAATGGATTAGCTAGCAAGCGGTCCATCCATGGGCTCCGGGTCACGCAAACTTCGAGGAGGGGTGCAAATGCCTGAGAAGGATAGGATGAGACGGAGCGAGCCCAAACCAGGGGAGACGTGGAAGGAACGAGCCCAGAGGCTGGGACTTAGGACGGTTCTGACGTACCTGGAGAGGGATCCTGAACATCATATTCCGCAGCTAATTGACTGGGTTGATAAATTTGATCGCCATGGAGTAGTGGCCGATGCTCTGGAACCCATCAGAGAAGCTTTGGAGGACAAGACGGGCAACTGGTATCAGTTGGTCATGAGCGCCTATAGCGATCTCGACGTCGGTGTCAGAAAGAAACTATTCGAAAACCTTCTAATCAATGCCACGATTATCGGGGGACAGCGGCAGCGCATGTATCGGGACCAATATCAGTGCAACATTCCCTGGGCCATTCTCATGGATCCCACTTCTGCCTGTAATCTTCGCTGTCGGGGATGCTGGGCAGCGGATTACGGAGACAAGATGTCCATGAGTTTCGATACCCTTGACAGCATCATCGAACAGGGTAAAGCTCTGGGAGTATATATGTACATTTTCTCCGGCGGAGAACCCTTGGTGCGGAAGCGAGATATTATTCGTCTCTGTGAAAAGCATCAAGACTGTGCCTTCTTGGCCTTTACCAATGGAACCTTAATCGACGAAGAATTTGCCGAGGAAATGCTGCGGGTGAAGAACTTTGCCCCGGCTATCAGTGTCGAGGGCTTCGAGGAGCAGACTGATGCTCGCCGGGGCGAAGGAACCTACCAGGCTGTGGTCCAAGCTATGTCCATCCTCAAGGACAGGGGACTGCTCTTTGGAGTTTCCTGCTGCTACACCAGAAAGAACACTGAAGTGGTCGGTAGTGAAGCCTTTATTGATGCGATGATTGAGATGGGGGCCAAGTTTGCCTGGTTCTTTACCTACATGCCGGTGGGGGTAAACGCCGTTGTGGACCTGATGGTAACACCGGAACAACGGGAATACATGTATCATCAGATTAGGAAGTTCCGCGAAACTAAGCCGTTGTTCACCA
The DNA window shown above is from Bacillota bacterium and carries:
- a CDS encoding prolyl oligopeptidase family serine peptidase; its protein translation is MVNAQTKAIDVINHPLFNGFGKFLFPVRHGISVASMNLADIGCLLPYHSNIHPDTTVTVVNYLLQAVSQGAKVFYDIYTEEEKIKNPSKKDTGLFFFRGNPKAPFAIISAGGGFSYVGSIHESFPHALELSKRGYNAFALQYRTGGADVACEDLAAAISFVFSRREELGIDTDCYSLWGGSAGARMAAYVGSYSPAAFGGDDLPRPGAVIMQYTGHTDYTRQDPPTFVVVGEKDGIVSWQVMKRRVDALNKYGVPTEFHLYKGLGHGFGLGIGTSAEGWINKAIAFWEAQMPAK
- a CDS encoding GGDEF domain-containing protein, which translates into the protein MVVLTIGTVLVSVISSVRAKNRLKSQNQKYQVLAHLANEYLYEYNVRTNDLQLSEKYGQLFVTEGSLNSVAKALRKFLLTDATGDSRESIIELPLDNDRRGFFRAVNHRICDHHGRTETIIGKLIDISEAVAERDELLFKSQVDGLTGVYNAATTRDLILKRLREKDPEALDAFIIIDCDDFKRVNDTHGHLVGDQMLERLGNSLKKVFRKNTIIGRLGGDEFCVYWSDVPSLSPVYRKCRQFSRHFQDGTKGMAVSVSIGVAIVKEGED
- a CDS encoding radical SAM protein; the protein is MRRSEPKPGETWKERAQRLGLRTVLTYLERDPEHHIPQLIDWVDKFDRHGVVADALEPIREALEDKTGNWYQLVMSAYSDLDVGVRKKLFENLLINATIIGGQRQRMYRDQYQCNIPWAILMDPTSACNLRCRGCWAADYGDKMSMSFDTLDSIIEQGKALGVYMYIFSGGEPLVRKRDIIRLCEKHQDCAFLAFTNGTLIDEEFAEEMLRVKNFAPAISVEGFEEQTDARRGEGTYQAVVQAMSILKDRGLLFGVSCCYTRKNTEVVGSEAFIDAMIEMGAKFAWFFTYMPVGVNAVVDLMVTPEQREYMYHQIRKFRETKPLFTIDFWNDGEYVNGCIAGGRNYLHINANGDIEPCAFIHYSDSSIYEKTLLEALQSPLFMQYRQEHPFNSNHLRPCPLLDNKGKLAELVEKSGARSTDLENPEDVRSLCAKCEQAADAWEPVADRLWCESRSVG
- a CDS encoding transporter substrate-binding domain-containing protein; this encodes MLQQHKGTARGLSSIIFVIMMLTAVGGAETAEGWTTEERAYIANSPVIKAATSSGAAPLAFADGKGEVQGIFRGVMDRIAQISGLTFEYQAYDSLEAIFNSDADIIFGISPNYAPSGMQLSQPFLESEAIIYMNQGVASQQLEGRIFAAIEGGVLPEGINAENAIFFATREDSLDAVEAGIADYGYGNAYSVVYYSSLKDYQNLITVPRGKEPRKYSVGLLHGDEVLLSIINKSISSITTSQMQTLILDVA
- a CDS encoding nucleoside hydrolase codes for the protein MEESKGMSPSKISAVGKPVKVLLDTDIGGDIDDAACLAYLLRQPNCELLGITTVCGNPLERAMIADAICQVAGKTIPIYPGLDPKTPNGWYPTPDGQVKLKNWKHRTDFAQDKAVDFLYETICTYPNEVNLIGIGSFSNIAALFAKYPDAPDKLKEIAGMAGVFDEEINASDAMPYCNWNVWADPLAAKTVFSRARHIRVYGLEITRQLTLSREEVKTLFTSDILQAVVDFGEPWLAENTMTFHDPLVATAVFNRNICTYRRGYIEIDTRSANEETLGRTTFIPDAQGNCELATSVNIKGFFASYFEVVNSLR